The Carassius auratus strain Wakin chromosome 34, ASM336829v1, whole genome shotgun sequence genomic sequence ggtgttaatagagaagatgcacaaatcacgttaattttcagcgtttattggcgcatcttctcagttaacaaacggctctgtgtgtctgtgtcatcATCATCAGAATATTTAGTATCATCAGCCTCCTCATCGTCATCGTCAACAAGCTCAGGTCCGAACTCAAACACTTCCCTTCCACTGACCTGGAGGACATGAAAGCATGAGAGAAGTGTCATTTAACACAACAGAAGACAGCATGAAAGAGTCTTGACCAGGACACAGTAAAACAACAGCAACCAGAGGATAAAAGAGCACAAGCTTTACTGCCACCCTCTGGTCAAAGCACAGCATCACCGTCAGAAGTGAATACAGAGGTGAAACTGTATTAAATTGAGAAAAAAGTGATGTaatcactcaatatcatgttaatcttgagtacctatagagtagtactgcatccttcataactccaaaaagtatttagttttattatattcataagagaaagatagtctgtaccgatttttcccggaaaaacacgagcgcctggaggcgtgacgtgtgggcggagctacagaatcacgagcgccagttgcgttgagagcgtttgaaagctgtgacaactgtgaaggctgaaactgaacgagagcagcagcagcaaggactcgctccgagcggggctcgcacccgggtctccgatgggaggcggacgcactaacaaggaggcagagatattttaagcagttttactcaccgcctgtggttccaacacacaatcgtgaccctttttcgttgggattgcatcatccttaagaaataaacgatacgcaaatccgtcatcaaactgggctttgtttgtaaaacaagcattttagaaatgcagggaacaaacacaaacacttgcacaactccgttgatgctctgtaaaaataaactccatccactggtcccttaatgctgttttttctttggtaatctgtgcagggttgtcttgccctggcaaccaaaaacacactccttttgtgacatttcgcgacgctctcgctctgatcagtgattgtctgtgcacagcctctctctgctatacgggagcgcgcgctcttccggcagacctgccctcaggacccatataaggaaattccgctccatctaacgtcacacagagccatactcgaaaaaaaactttccaaaacttgtgacaaaccggaaggagtatttttggaacagaaatactccttcaaacttacaacttaatttttgaaactttgtccatgtttagcatatgcgaatccaactctttaacagtgtaaaaaactcagtatgcatttcaccccccctttaaagttattagagttggagacattgaacttaatggagctcataaaatatatcataggctctatatatatatatatatatatatatatatatatatatatatatatatatatatatatatatatgtgtatacacacacgtttccataaagaagctaattgttcactttatagacgtagctgttgtgattagtaattaattggttattcttcattagttggccatagttccaaagtagttctcaatgacgatatttttctttagtaattatcaaatacctaataaggaactacctatgtcctaaatgagctattacttactgcttatttaatcttgcttctatattagttaatagtattaagttaagtgttaatgtagtactacctattacttcctgcgtagttacttattaacaacggaccattattttaaagcgttACCGAATATCGTTTATCCCAGTCCTACACAGGACGCATGATATGACAGTTGCAcccgactatatatgaactagcggttttaaatacagtatttttatatttaatgttaagtttgtaagtatattttttcgattattggtgattccataggctctctctcgcgTACCTACGtgatttaaaacaccaaatagttatgctatgacaagaacaaagagcctctctcttgctccatccatgcacgataatattgtgtatcatCGATCTGATCTGAAAAATGATTATATCGCCCTAAACTACAACATatggattttttgttttgtttttaatgcctCGCCCCGCAAATATAGTGACAACTTTACCTGCCCCAACCTGACCCGCGGGTTGCGAGACGACCCGTGCATCACTAACACTGATCTCTCAAATCAGCATAggaaataaaacatcacatgagAGAAGATATTCAGAAGCATCTCACCATCCGTGTCATTTGTTGTAGGAGCTTTGGCAGTGAACCTGTCAGCCGCTGCCACCGTTATACCTGCATAATCCACCTCTTTAGGGATAAATCTAGCAATGTCAATGTCCTGAACCTCCTCTGCGTTCTCCATCTGGAAAGAGAATCATGTTAACAATTGCTAAACGACTTGCAATGCAACACGatactaaaaatattaaaccatATTAAACATCACAAGATAACTTATGGCGTGGTGTTgcattctgttaaaaaaaaaaatttctctcACCTCGTTAGAAACCTCAGTGTCATCATCATCAGAATATTTAGTATCATCAGCCTCCTCATCGTCATCGTCAACAAGCTCAGGTCTGAACTCAAACACTTCCCTTCCACTGACCTGGAGGACATGAAAGCATGAGAGAAGTGTCATTTAACACAACAGAAGACAGCATGAAAGAGTCTTGACCAGGACACAGTAAAACAACAGCAACCAGAGGATAAAAGAGCACAAGCTTTACTGCCACCCTCTGGTCAAAGCACAGCATCACCGTCAGAAGTGAATACAGAGGTGAAACTGGATGAATATCAATGTCATGATTTTCAATCACCCCAATTGCTCTGTCAGCTTTGAAGACGGCTTTCTTTCTGTCCATGTCCTGCTCTAGACAATTTCTCTcgccttttttccttttcttcaagGCCAATAATTTTTCCAGAGTACTTGGAGTAATTTTCTATCAAATCCTTCAGTGAGATTGtcggacacagaggattcagtgatgtAGTGTTTAATGTAAATCTTGACACATAGATGACACAGAGAATAACAcaactttccttcaggtgaatGGTGATACAGGTGgcgactcagacgaagacgatgggaacaggaatacagatgaggatgaagagggttcagtAGATCAGGTAGGTTACACGAATGGCGTTCAGGTAAGTGAGGAGATCAGTGCTAGACCAGACACtgggtgatggtgactgatggctttatatgtggcactggtgatgatgcacaggtgttcagaattcaggtgattggggacgagtgggtgtggcgtaagtgtccgattccgggagtgtagaaggtgtggctgtgacagagATGTTGTAATTCTTCTCCTCCTTTTTTAGGACAAAGCCCACAGGAATCAAATCTGTCAGTATTTGCTGGTTACAGTAGCATTAAGAAAATACTTATTTGCTGATTTAATTTTAAGATGaatgaaaaatagccaaattaaatgaattatgaattatatatatatgtttgtgtgtgtgtttataaatgaaCTGTAATTGAATATGATAATGGTAATAGAGCAGCATATAGTAAGTGTAAGAGACCTCAAGCCGCTCTAATTGACTTACTGCTTGTAAgtgttgtttacatttaaatgagcCTCAACATTCTATGTCAGTCACAGCAGCTTTAGTTGATATTTAAAATTGAGTTTATTTTTGAAATCAACACAACTGTCCCTGAAGTCTTGAAGCCTGATCACACGCTACAAGCCTTCAACGCTACAGTTTGGTGAGTTTCATCAATTTGTCAAGTCTGTAAAGTGTTTCTCTAGGCATCTTCATGGAGCAGCGTCGCCCCAGAAGAAGCAGGGCTCTTCCCACACACCTGAAGGGATTCTCGGTGGAGGGCGTCTCCTCCATTCAAGAGGCCTGTGAGCTTTCACAACAGACAGCTGTTATCAGGTTAGATCACACATACAGCTGCATCTCTGCCAAAGCTCACAGACCCAACAGGTTAGAAGAGCGCTATCTGAAGAACGCTGCTGTCCTTCCTGACATCCGTCCAGCAGCCTCAGTCTCTTCAGTGGACGTTTCTCAGCAGGAAGAGCCCATCTCCATCCACGGCTGCAGCGTACAGAGCTACCAGGACATTTACCGCTCTGTGGAGCCCATGATGGAGACACGCTGTGGTCGACGGCGCCGCTACAGCCTTGACCTGGGGCTGAAGATCAAGCAGCGTCTGTGGGAGACACTCAACTGCCCTTCACTGCTGGAGACAGAGCAGCCAGATGGACGTGTCCTCGTCACTGAGAGCTTCACCACCAGCAGACGCTTCGCTCCACGAATCCACGTGGACATCAGTGAAGAGCCTCTGCCCGAGGAACCCCGAAGAAAGAAGCCCAGACACTGAGTCATCACAGCGTCACATGGAGCGTCACACAGCCGGACCGGCGtatgtaaatactgtacataGTCATAGAGTAAGTTTTAAACACATCTCTGCGTGTTTGTTCAGATGTTTTGGTGACTGTCATTGAGTTGATTTGTGGTCCTCTGTTGTTCTAATAGGCTTTTAGTGCTTTGCTATGTGGTTGTCTGGATGTTTTAGGTGATTTGTGTTTCCCAAGGTTTTCTGAACGGTTGTTTGTGTTGCGTTGTTGTTGCTGGACTCCTCGGTTTGGTTTTTCATGCGTCGCTAATGAGGTTGTTAGGATGTTTTGAGTGGCTGGTTGACATGCGGTTGTCTTAAACGGTTGAGTAGGGTAGGTTAGGGTCCCTCACATGGTTTGCAGCTTGACGTGCTGTGAGGGCTTGTGTGCATCAGTGATGCTGAGAGCTACACCACTGGTACTTCACAACTACTGGAAGGGTCACCCATAGTGGACAGGTCTCAGCTGAGATGCCAGACGAAGACAAACCACCGGATTCTGGACAGCAGCAGATTGACCTGATGTTCCTGGCAGAAGATCACAGAACAACATCAGAATTACCTGCACGAATCTTCatgcaacacaaaagaaaattGTTACATTACACAtggtaacataaataataaattagagCAGTTAAACTAAATGTGTTATAgaattaaatctatatatatatatatatatatatatatatatatatattaggggtgtaacggttcacaaaattcacggttcggttcgatacgatacactgatgtcacggttcggttcggttcggttcgatacgttttagatacagcaaaatgtaaaaacatctcaacttttcagaatgccgcaagcgcaccgcgggtcatgtgacaagaactaaccaatcagcttcatcctttcccgtaacaacgttgagagctcagccaagatgaaggaacagctgatcatagttgtatatggattgcgattttgaaataaatttagtagcagagctactgcaagcgatttttagagctgcaaatccatttatccttcgctgaaatttccgcgtctcatggagagcgcacgtcattgttgcttagcaaagacagacgcctcatgagcgcttctgcccgagcgctttggaaaggaggagaaagacgcgcttagcgttttccatgcgtttttaggcacgatatgtgaacggcccctaaggcgctcgctcactcagcacgcgctgaaggctcgttgcaaaatgtcgaatgcctttaacagaccagaaatataagatcctaaaataaccaacaggtctggtgtttgggttggattccctgtaagctatagtttctaaatgctgcagggatagtttgctgcgtgcatgtttctcctttttttcgtcttttcccagatagtactgacgcatatatcccagatattcccgctgggtgttttttttttttttttttttttttttttattcccgctggtgtaccctgtcatgttgcagatgcgacataccgttgtttttttatccaccactctcttgccatcaccattatagcttaaagggaatccaaagtgcacccaaacaccagacctgttggttattggaggatcttctcatttctagtctgttaaatgcattggttattttgcaacgagccttcagcgcgtactg encodes the following:
- the LOC113053592 gene encoding zinc finger CCCH domain-containing protein 15-like; translation: MDRKKAVFKADRAIGVSGREVFEFRPELVDDDDEEADDTKYSDDDDTEVSNEMENAEEVQDIDIARFIPKEVDYAGITVAAADRFTAKAPTTNDTDDNKLSEASGGAVENGELGQDQTLEDGETNEEESEAVPVDENLFTGEDLDELEEELNTLDLDE